One genomic window of Anaerofustis stercorihominis DSM 17244 includes the following:
- a CDS encoding Na/Pi cotransporter family protein: MIMTTLNFISLLGGLALFLYGMQMMSSGLENAAGDKIKGILEKLTSNRFLGVIVGAIITAVIQSSSATTVMVVGFVNAGMMSLRQAVWIIMGANIGTTITGQLIALDIGAIAPVLAFLGVVMVVFIKNQKANYFGQILAGLGVLFIGMEMMSTAMMPLRDSQGFISLMTTFSNPLFGIIAGAVFTAVIQSSSASVGILQALAANGLIGLDGAVYVLFGQNIGTCITAVLASIGTNREAKQTTVIHLSFNIIGTLIFTAICMFTPLADFVGSLTPNNAASQIANMHTLFNIVTTLLLLPFGGYLATFAQKILPSKKEEKEEDYLSPLPASGYQIGTSAILVEQIEQEISYISKMSFENIDDGLSQIIAFNKQREKDLSDRENKVKSLSRKLSEYITEALGIEQNSENSFIMSIYYHLLIDIESISNYSFKLKDYKVRLNETEKERIIKIKELITDITFSLNNLEKTEKKYNEIKEFLREIKKKQIIRMKEKSISFEITLFFSQVVNDIERISDHIMTISRDYDLIFNND, from the coding sequence ATGATTATGACTACTTTAAATTTTATTAGCCTCCTGGGAGGACTTGCTTTATTTTTATATGGAATGCAGATGATGAGCAGCGGGCTTGAAAATGCAGCGGGTGACAAGATAAAGGGTATTCTTGAAAAGCTGACATCAAATAGATTTTTGGGAGTTATTGTAGGTGCTATAATAACTGCGGTTATCCAGTCTTCCAGTGCTACTACGGTTATGGTCGTAGGATTTGTTAACGCAGGTATGATGAGCCTCAGACAGGCCGTATGGATCATTATGGGTGCGAATATCGGTACTACCATAACAGGACAGCTTATTGCACTGGATATAGGTGCGATTGCTCCTGTTTTAGCTTTCTTAGGGGTAGTGATGGTTGTATTCATTAAAAACCAAAAGGCAAATTATTTTGGCCAGATTTTAGCGGGATTGGGTGTTTTATTTATCGGTATGGAAATGATGAGTACAGCCATGATGCCGCTTAGAGATTCACAAGGGTTTATAAGTTTAATGACTACATTTTCAAATCCTTTGTTTGGGATTATTGCGGGAGCGGTATTTACTGCGGTTATCCAGTCTTCAAGTGCATCGGTCGGTATACTTCAGGCTCTTGCCGCAAACGGGCTCATAGGTTTAGACGGCGCAGTTTATGTATTGTTCGGACAGAATATAGGTACTTGTATTACGGCTGTTTTAGCTTCGATAGGAACCAATAGAGAGGCTAAACAGACAACTGTAATCCACTTATCATTTAATATAATAGGAACATTAATATTTACTGCTATTTGTATGTTTACTCCTCTTGCAGACTTTGTAGGTTCGCTTACTCCGAATAATGCTGCGTCACAAATAGCAAATATGCATACACTATTTAATATCGTCACTACTTTGCTTTTGCTTCCTTTTGGGGGATACCTCGCAACATTCGCTCAGAAAATCCTGCCTTCAAAGAAAGAAGAAAAAGAAGAGGACTATTTATCACCTCTTCCTGCCAGCGGATATCAAATAGGAACCTCTGCGATACTTGTTGAACAAATAGAGCAGGAAATAAGTTATATCAGTAAGATGTCGTTTGAAAATATCGATGACGGATTATCACAGATAATAGCTTTTAACAAACAAAGAGAGAAAGATTTGTCTGACAGAGAAAATAAAGTAAAATCTTTAAGCAGAAAACTTTCTGAGTACATAACGGAAGCACTTGGAATAGAGCAAAACAGTGAGAACAGTTTTATAATGAGTATATATTATCACTTGCTTATTGATATAGAAAGTATATCCAATTATTCTTTTAAACTTAAAGATTACAAAGTTCGGTTAAATGAAACCGAGAAAGAAAGGATTATAAAAATCAAAGAATTGATAACAGATATAACTTTTTCTTTAAACAATTTAGAAAAAACAGAGAAAAAATATAATGAGATAAAGGAATTCTTAAGAGAAATAAAAAAGAAACAAATAATAAGAATGAAAGAAAAAAGTATATCTTTCGAAATTACGTTATTCTTTTCACAGGTTGTAAATGATATTGAACGTATAAGTGACCACATAATGACAATTTCAAGAGATTATGATTTGATTTTTAATAACGATTAA
- a CDS encoding ClC family H(+)/Cl(-) exchange transporter: protein MNDVMAKNIKTRLHNKKGRSQIEFIIEGFLIGIVAGLVAIIYRLLLTKAEKLLFFAVDYIHGDVVKIILWMLFLTVLAIIVGKLVKWEPMISGSGIPQVSGEMKGYLSQNPVKVIIAKIIGGTLSIVGGLSLGREGPSIQLGAMAGKKLAQVQKKGKTKEKTYISCGAGAGLAAAFNAPLAGVMFTLEEIHKNFDGRVIVSVMTAAVTADFLAKSVFGLSTVFQYNSSTPIPLTLYGLVIILGIIVGVSGAFYNKCMVKGQKLYAKLKMIKPEYRIIIPFLVAGVFALVYPKVLAGGSVMVDILVKNNFVLSALLTMLIIKFLYSVICFGSGAPGGIFYPLLVLGSFIGASFGIVCISSLGVNDIFMDKFIILAMAGFFAATVRAPITGIILIAEMTGSLEHMISISLVSVVAYVVAYLCKSEPIYSSLLEGILEKQGTKLADPSDETMLITYNVTFDSEVDNKKLNEIEWPHNCLVVAIERGHHEFIPRGYNRIKAGDFITVLINEGEMDYMNEILTEMCCDKKKKYIDNKNT, encoded by the coding sequence ATGAACGATGTAATGGCTAAGAATATAAAGACAAGATTACATAACAAAAAAGGACGTTCACAAATCGAGTTTATTATTGAAGGTTTTTTAATAGGTATCGTTGCAGGCTTGGTCGCAATTATTTATAGATTATTATTAACAAAGGCTGAGAAGCTTTTATTCTTCGCCGTAGATTATATTCACGGAGATGTAGTTAAAATAATTTTATGGATGTTATTTTTGACTGTGCTGGCGATTATTGTAGGCAAACTTGTAAAATGGGAGCCTATGATATCTGGTAGCGGTATCCCTCAGGTAAGCGGAGAAATGAAAGGCTATCTGTCTCAAAATCCCGTTAAAGTAATCATAGCAAAAATAATAGGAGGGACACTTAGTATAGTAGGAGGCTTATCCCTCGGAAGAGAAGGCCCTTCCATACAGCTTGGTGCAATGGCAGGTAAAAAACTCGCTCAGGTTCAAAAAAAGGGAAAAACAAAAGAAAAGACTTATATATCCTGCGGTGCGGGTGCGGGACTTGCCGCGGCGTTCAATGCACCTTTGGCGGGCGTGATGTTTACATTGGAGGAAATACACAAAAATTTTGACGGACGTGTAATAGTCAGTGTAATGACGGCGGCTGTAACTGCCGATTTCCTTGCCAAAAGTGTTTTTGGTCTGTCTACTGTCTTTCAATATAACAGCTCTACCCCTATACCTCTCACTCTTTACGGGCTTGTTATAATCCTGGGGATAATAGTCGGAGTATCCGGCGCTTTTTATAATAAGTGCATGGTTAAAGGGCAAAAGCTTTATGCTAAATTAAAGATGATAAAACCGGAATACAGGATTATCATTCCGTTTTTAGTTGCGGGAGTATTTGCATTAGTATATCCCAAAGTACTTGCGGGAGGAAGTGTGATGGTAGATATACTTGTAAAAAATAATTTTGTTTTATCCGCACTTCTTACGATGCTTATTATAAAATTTTTATATTCCGTTATCTGTTTCGGTTCGGGAGCTCCCGGAGGTATATTTTATCCTTTGCTCGTTCTCGGTTCTTTTATAGGTGCAAGTTTCGGAATCGTTTGTATAAGTTCTTTGGGAGTAAACGATATTTTTATGGATAAGTTTATTATACTTGCTATGGCAGGATTTTTCGCCGCTACGGTAAGAGCACCTATTACCGGGATAATACTGATTGCGGAAATGACAGGTTCTCTTGAGCATATGATATCCATAAGCTTGGTAAGCGTTGTTGCATATGTGGTAGCTTATTTATGTAAAAGCGAACCGATTTATTCCAGTTTGCTTGAAGGTATCTTGGAAAAGCAGGGAACAAAACTTGCAGATCCTTCCGATGAGACTATGCTTATAACTTATAATGTTACTTTTGACAGTGAAGTGGACAATAAAAAATTGAATGAGATAGAGTGGCCTCATAACTGTCTGGTCGTTGCAATCGAGAGAGGACATCATGAGTTTATACCGAGAGGTTATAACAGGATCAAAGCCGGTGATTTTATTACCGTCTTGATAAATGAGGGAGAAATGGATTATATGAATGAGATACTTACAGAGATGTGTTGTGATAAAAAGAAAAAATATATAGATAATAAAAACACCTAA